One region of Rhizobium sp. 007 genomic DNA includes:
- the hemN gene encoding oxygen-independent coproporphyrinogen III oxidase yields the protein MSDSLIEKYGDARLPRYTSYPTALAFSAAVGPDDYVKGLAEVGIAGPVSVYVHVPFCRSLCWYCGCHTSITRHDAPVIEYLDVMSQEIELVAFAAGNAVPVNNIHFGGGTPSIVNPDDFALLMRKLRSAFQFEDAAAIAVEIDPRTLKAAMVDALGENGVNRASLGVQSFDPVVQAAINRIQTVDQTETAVSKLRAAGVSSINFDLIYGLPHQTVRSCVDTVKLAIEMRPDRLAVFGYAHIPSLKKHQRLIEDKTLPDAWQRNEQAEAIAGELVKAGYARIGLDHFALPEDELALASGNGTLRRNFQGYTSDSCDTLIGLGASAIGRLPTGYVQNHVPLGRYAERVNSSVLPTAKGYRLTREDNFRAKVIERLMCDFEVDLASLSMEFGYDPDFLVERNESLKELEAHGVAFIRDGLITVEQNARFMVRAVAAAFDAYFGSYGRTHSKAA from the coding sequence ATGTCTGACTCCCTGATTGAGAAATATGGAGACGCCCGGCTGCCGCGATACACGAGTTATCCTACCGCCCTGGCTTTTTCTGCAGCCGTCGGGCCTGACGATTACGTGAAAGGCCTTGCGGAAGTGGGCATTGCCGGACCCGTCTCAGTCTATGTCCACGTGCCTTTCTGTCGATCCTTGTGCTGGTATTGCGGCTGCCATACGAGCATTACCCGACACGACGCACCGGTCATCGAATATCTGGATGTCATGAGCCAGGAGATCGAACTTGTCGCTTTCGCTGCGGGCAACGCCGTGCCTGTCAACAACATACACTTCGGAGGCGGTACGCCGAGCATTGTGAACCCCGATGACTTCGCGCTCCTGATGAGAAAGTTGAGGAGTGCGTTTCAGTTCGAAGACGCCGCTGCCATCGCAGTTGAGATCGACCCGCGGACCCTCAAAGCGGCGATGGTCGATGCATTGGGTGAGAACGGCGTCAATCGCGCGAGCCTCGGCGTACAGAGTTTTGATCCCGTCGTGCAGGCGGCGATCAATCGTATTCAAACGGTCGATCAGACGGAAACGGCAGTGAGCAAGCTGCGGGCTGCGGGCGTCTCCAGTATCAATTTCGATTTGATATATGGCCTTCCGCATCAGACCGTCCGGTCCTGTGTCGATACTGTAAAACTTGCCATAGAGATGCGGCCGGACCGGCTGGCGGTTTTCGGCTATGCCCATATCCCCTCCTTGAAGAAGCACCAGCGTCTCATCGAGGATAAGACACTTCCCGATGCGTGGCAACGCAATGAGCAGGCCGAGGCGATAGCGGGCGAGCTGGTTAAGGCGGGATATGCAAGGATTGGTCTAGACCATTTCGCGCTGCCGGAAGACGAGCTTGCCCTTGCATCCGGAAACGGAACGCTACGGAGAAATTTCCAGGGCTACACCTCCGACAGCTGCGATACCCTCATCGGCCTCGGCGCTTCCGCCATCGGACGGCTTCCGACCGGCTACGTTCAAAATCATGTGCCGCTTGGTCGTTACGCTGAGCGTGTGAACTCCAGCGTGCTGCCTACCGCGAAGGGATACCGGCTGACGCGCGAGGACAATTTCCGCGCCAAGGTCATCGAACGCCTGATGTGTGACTTCGAGGTCGATCTTGCCAGCTTGAGCATGGAGTTCGGATACGATCCTGACTTCCTTGTGGAGCGGAACGAGAGCCTGAAGGAGCTGGAGGCGCACGGCGTCGCATTCATCCGCGATGGCCTGATCACCGTAGAGCAGAATGCCCGGTTCATGGTGAGGGCGGTGGCGGCTGCTTTCGATGCCTACTTTGGGTCGTATGGAAGGACACACAGCAAGGCCGCTTAG
- a CDS encoding pseudoazurin produces MRLKFGLTAATAALIAAPLMAAEHQIQMLNKGARGDAMVFEPSFVKIAPGDTVTFVPTDKGHNVETFKGLIPEGAPEFKSKPSEQYQAKFDIPGAYLLKCTPHARMGMVVLIQVGDNPSNLDAIKMAQVPNTVRKRLNAELARVTQ; encoded by the coding sequence ATGCGTTTGAAATTCGGTCTTACCGCTGCAACGGCAGCGCTGATTGCAGCCCCGTTAATGGCAGCAGAACATCAAATTCAGATGCTGAACAAAGGTGCGCGAGGGGACGCCATGGTCTTTGAACCTAGCTTCGTGAAGATCGCACCCGGCGATACGGTCACCTTCGTACCGACTGACAAGGGCCACAACGTGGAGACTTTCAAGGGACTGATCCCCGAAGGTGCTCCGGAATTCAAGTCGAAGCCGAGTGAGCAGTACCAGGCAAAATTCGACATTCCTGGTGCTTATCTCCTTAAATGCACGCCGCACGCACGCATGGGGATGGTTGTGCTCATCCAAGTGGGCGACAATCCGTCCAACCTTGATGCAATCAAGATGGCACAGGTTCCGAACACGGTGCGCAAGCGGCTGAATGCAGAGCTCGCGCGAGTGACCCAGTAA
- a CDS encoding PAS domain S-box protein → MPHRLVSPRTASYQELDAMVHVLDGADIIIHRFDGVITHWSIGCENMYGWMREEAVGETVHELLATRSPEPIESIRSQLKSRGFWQGEVVHRNKNGHDVHVVSRRVLVNLLEGGSAIIQANNDISALKLAQEAVTAREAHLTSILDTVPDAMIVIDHEGNVLSFSKAAERLFGMPADDVRGHNVSKLMPNPYHNDHDGYIEHYLRTGEKRIIGYDRVVTGQRADGTQFPMELHVGEAAGNGQRIFTGFVRDLTSRYRIEEDLRQAQKMEAVGQLTGGIAHDFRNLLTVISGNLEMIEDKLPQGRLRDILQEAQEVTADGAKLTGQLLAFGRRQPLNPQYDDLGQLVTGFSDLLRRTLGENIKFSTVIAGSGLGVLVDSSQLQNAILNIALNARDAMPKGGSLTMEISRVHLDANCAKMYPEVRSGNFVLISMSDTGLGMTDEVKKHAIEPFFTTKQAGSGTGLGLSMVYGFVKQSGGHLQLYSEVGRGTTVRIYLPAMAASQQPECIQEKPAVAEPLPGGSETILVVEDDARVRRVVVARLSSMGYNILEAENAQRAVEILTREENVALLFTDIVMPGGITGDELARKARILRPGIAVMLTSGYSEPGVAGRDMVSAQRWLRKPYSAKQLAHNVRELLDTVST, encoded by the coding sequence ATGCCACATCGTCTCGTTTCGCCGAGAACCGCATCCTATCAGGAACTCGATGCAATGGTGCATGTCTTGGATGGGGCGGATATCATCATCCACCGCTTCGACGGAGTGATAACCCACTGGTCGATCGGCTGTGAAAACATGTATGGCTGGATGCGCGAAGAAGCCGTTGGCGAAACCGTGCACGAGCTCCTGGCGACCCGCTCTCCGGAACCGATCGAAAGCATCCGCAGCCAGCTGAAGTCCCGCGGTTTCTGGCAGGGCGAGGTCGTCCATCGCAATAAGAACGGGCATGATGTCCATGTCGTGTCGAGACGCGTTCTCGTGAATCTTCTCGAAGGCGGCTCTGCGATCATCCAGGCAAACAATGACATCAGCGCCCTGAAACTGGCTCAGGAGGCGGTCACCGCGCGCGAGGCACACCTGACTTCGATTCTGGATACGGTGCCTGATGCGATGATTGTCATCGATCACGAAGGCAATGTCCTGTCGTTCAGCAAGGCCGCCGAAAGGCTATTCGGCATGCCGGCGGATGATGTTCGCGGGCACAATGTCAGCAAGCTGATGCCGAACCCGTACCACAATGACCATGACGGCTATATCGAGCACTATCTCCGGACAGGCGAAAAGCGCATCATCGGCTACGACCGTGTCGTAACCGGTCAGCGCGCTGACGGCACACAGTTTCCCATGGAACTGCATGTCGGCGAGGCTGCCGGGAACGGGCAGCGCATCTTTACCGGTTTCGTGCGGGATCTCACCAGTCGTTACAGAATCGAGGAAGACCTCCGGCAGGCTCAGAAGATGGAAGCAGTTGGACAACTGACGGGCGGAATCGCCCACGATTTCAGAAACCTCTTGACCGTGATCAGTGGCAATCTCGAGATGATCGAAGACAAGCTTCCGCAAGGCCGTCTTCGTGACATCTTGCAGGAAGCCCAGGAAGTTACCGCCGACGGAGCGAAACTGACTGGGCAGTTGTTGGCATTCGGCAGGCGCCAGCCTCTCAATCCGCAGTATGATGATCTTGGACAGCTCGTCACCGGCTTTTCCGATCTGCTTCGCCGGACGCTTGGAGAGAATATCAAATTCTCCACCGTTATCGCGGGTTCAGGACTAGGTGTTTTGGTCGACAGCTCGCAGCTGCAGAACGCAATTTTGAATATTGCATTAAATGCAAGAGATGCCATGCCAAAAGGCGGGAGCCTTACGATGGAGATTTCGCGCGTCCATCTCGATGCCAATTGCGCCAAGATGTATCCCGAGGTCCGGAGTGGCAATTTCGTCCTGATCTCGATGAGCGACACCGGCCTCGGCATGACGGACGAAGTCAAGAAGCACGCCATCGAACCGTTCTTTACCACGAAGCAGGCGGGTTCAGGCACTGGCCTCGGTCTCAGCATGGTGTATGGCTTCGTCAAGCAGTCCGGTGGGCATCTCCAGCTTTACAGCGAAGTTGGCCGCGGCACCACGGTCAGAATCTATCTGCCTGCCATGGCAGCGAGCCAACAGCCGGAATGCATCCAGGAAAAGCCTGCTGTCGCGGAACCGCTACCGGGCGGATCAGAAACAATTCTGGTCGTTGAGGATGACGCTCGTGTTCGCCGCGTGGTGGTCGCAAGGCTCTCGTCGATGGGCTACAATATCTTGGAAGCGGAGAACGCGCAGCGAGCCGTCGAAATACTCACGCGCGAAGAAAATGTCGCGTTGCTATTTACCGACATCGTAATGCCTGGCGGCATAACCGGCGATGAGCTTGCGAGGAAGGCCCGCATCCTGCGGCCGGGTATAGCGGTGATGCTGACCTCCGGATATTCCGAGCCTGGCGTGGCGGGCCGCGACATGGTGTCCGCACAAAGATGGCTACGCAAGCCCTATTCCGCAAAGCAACTTGCCCACAATGTACGCGAACTTCTCGACACGGTTTCGACCTAA
- a CDS encoding helix-turn-helix domain-containing protein, with protein MLMQKNAAFENNELTNEPVRTATSLSSLFLLSATETVAAGKAICWEGDSVKHLFQVTEGVVRLHRIIGEGRRVITAFLFSGDLIGASLQSDILFTAEAVTECKIRRITRKAFLDEIARCECLRPEYIALLCREVAAAQDHMVLRSKKNAEERLCSFILKLATHAENDLNHRLLRVPMNRQDIADYLGLTIETVSRTITKLASRNIVVPEGRHALRIMNLDRVVQLSGNADDFLEKTCHSVSLL; from the coding sequence ATGCTGATGCAGAAGAATGCGGCTTTCGAAAACAACGAACTTACAAACGAGCCGGTTCGCACGGCGACGTCGCTGTCCTCCCTATTCCTTTTGTCCGCTACGGAAACGGTCGCTGCGGGCAAGGCGATCTGCTGGGAGGGTGATAGCGTCAAACATCTTTTTCAGGTCACCGAAGGCGTTGTGCGTCTGCATCGTATCATCGGAGAGGGTCGGCGCGTCATCACCGCGTTTCTTTTTTCCGGTGATCTCATCGGTGCGTCTCTTCAAAGCGATATCCTTTTCACTGCAGAAGCGGTTACGGAATGCAAAATTCGCCGCATCACCAGGAAGGCCTTCCTCGACGAAATCGCCCGCTGCGAGTGCCTCCGGCCAGAGTACATCGCCCTGCTGTGCCGCGAAGTGGCAGCAGCGCAGGATCACATGGTGCTGCGGTCGAAGAAAAATGCAGAAGAGCGCCTTTGCAGCTTCATCCTGAAGCTCGCGACACACGCCGAAAACGACCTCAATCATCGCCTGCTGCGCGTTCCCATGAATCGCCAGGATATCGCCGACTACCTCGGCCTCACCATCGAAACCGTTTCAAGGACCATCACCAAGCTTGCGTCGCGCAACATCGTAGTTCCCGAAGGCCGGCATGCCTTGAGGATCATGAATTTGGACCGTGTGGTTCAGCTGTCGGGCAATGCTGATGATTTTTTGGAAAAAACCTGCCACAGCGTTAGCCTCCTTTAA
- the ccoN gene encoding cytochrome-c oxidase, cbb3-type subunit I — MKYTNETMVVAVGAFLALLGAAFARDHLFAVHMAILCFCLFAGTMLLMRKFDFSPAGRQHKVDTSGYVDEVIRYGLIATVFWGVVGFLVGVIIAAQLAFPELNAAPYLNFGRLRPVHTSAVIFAFGGNALIMTSFYVVQRTCHARLFGGSLSWFVFWGYQLFIVMAATGYILGISQGREYAEPEWYLDLWLTIVWVAYLVVFLGTILKRKEPHIYVANWFYLAFIVTIAMLHVVNNLAVPVSFLGSKSYSLFSGVQDALTQWWYGHNAVGFFLTAGFLGMMYYFVPKQANRPVYSYRLSIIHFWALIFMYIWAGPHHLHYTALPDWAQTLGMVFSVMLWMPSWGGMINGLMTLSGAWDKIRTDPIIRMMIMAIAFYGMSTFEGPMMSVKTVNSLSHYTEWTIGHVHSGALGWVGMITFGAIYSMTPKLWGRERLYSLRMVNWHFWLATLGIIIYAAVLWVAGIQQGLMWREYNSQGFLVYSFAETVAAMFPYYVLRVVGGGLYLAGGLVMAWNVFMTIRGRLRNEAAIPTTYVPQTQHAE, encoded by the coding sequence ATGAAATACACAAATGAAACAATGGTGGTTGCTGTTGGCGCGTTTCTAGCCTTGCTCGGCGCAGCATTCGCTCGCGATCATCTCTTCGCTGTCCATATGGCGATACTGTGCTTCTGTCTATTTGCAGGCACTATGCTGCTCATGAGGAAGTTCGATTTTTCACCTGCCGGACGGCAGCATAAGGTCGACACGTCCGGCTATGTTGACGAAGTCATACGCTACGGCCTCATCGCGACCGTCTTCTGGGGCGTCGTAGGCTTCCTCGTCGGCGTTATCATTGCGGCGCAGCTGGCGTTTCCGGAACTCAACGCCGCGCCTTACCTTAACTTCGGGCGGCTGCGCCCGGTTCATACCTCCGCAGTGATCTTTGCGTTCGGCGGCAACGCCCTTATTATGACGTCCTTTTACGTCGTGCAGCGTACCTGTCATGCCCGCCTGTTCGGCGGCAGTCTGTCCTGGTTCGTCTTCTGGGGCTACCAGCTGTTCATCGTCATGGCTGCCACCGGCTACATTCTCGGAATTTCGCAGGGTCGTGAATATGCAGAGCCCGAATGGTATCTCGATCTCTGGCTGACGATCGTCTGGGTCGCCTATCTCGTCGTCTTCTTGGGAACGATCCTGAAGCGCAAGGAACCGCACATCTACGTGGCGAACTGGTTCTATCTCGCCTTCATCGTTACGATCGCAATGCTGCACGTCGTGAACAACCTTGCAGTTCCCGTCTCTTTCCTGGGATCGAAGAGCTACTCGCTGTTTTCTGGCGTCCAGGACGCGCTAACGCAGTGGTGGTATGGCCACAACGCCGTCGGCTTCTTCCTGACGGCCGGCTTCCTCGGAATGATGTATTATTTCGTTCCCAAGCAGGCGAACCGCCCGGTCTATTCCTACCGGCTGTCGATCATCCATTTCTGGGCTCTGATCTTCATGTATATCTGGGCCGGGCCGCACCATCTGCACTACACTGCGCTGCCGGACTGGGCCCAGACGCTCGGCATGGTCTTTTCGGTCATGCTGTGGATGCCTTCGTGGGGCGGCATGATCAACGGCCTGATGACGCTGTCGGGCGCCTGGGACAAGATCCGCACCGATCCCATCATCCGCATGATGATCATGGCAATCGCCTTTTATGGGATGTCGACCTTCGAGGGTCCCATGATGTCGGTCAAGACCGTCAACTCACTCAGTCACTATACGGAATGGACGATCGGTCACGTCCACTCGGGCGCGCTTGGCTGGGTCGGCATGATCACCTTCGGTGCGATCTACTCCATGACGCCGAAGCTTTGGGGGAGGGAGCGCCTCTACAGTCTTCGCATGGTTAATTGGCACTTTTGGCTGGCAACTCTTGGCATCATTATCTACGCGGCCGTTCTTTGGGTCGCAGGGATCCAGCAGGGTCTGATGTGGCGCGAGTATAATTCGCAGGGCTTTCTCGTGTACTCCTTCGCAGAGACAGTGGCCGCAATGTTCCCATACTACGTGCTGCGCGTCGTCGGCGGCGGCCTCTACCTCGCCGGTGGTCTCGTGATGGCATGGAACGTCTTCATGACGATCCGCGGCCGCCTGCGGAACGAGGCAGCTATTCCGACCACTTACGTGCCCCAGACGCAGCATGCCGAGTGA
- the ccoO gene encoding cytochrome-c oxidase, cbb3-type subunit II → MASILDKHKILEKNATLLLVCSLLVVSIGGIVEIAPLFYLQTTIEKVEGMRPYTPLELAGRNIYIREGCYVCHSQMIRPFRDEVERYGHYSLAAESMFDHPFQWGSKRTGPDLARVGGRYSNEWHFQHLSDPRAVVPESIMPKYAFLKKNEITARVGMDDLKANEDVGVPYTDDMLAEAEADMKAQADPSADTTALLQRYPNAKVGDFDGDPRKLTEMDALVSYLQMLGTLVDFSTYDDATGYR, encoded by the coding sequence ATGGCATCGATATTGGACAAACATAAAATCCTCGAGAAGAACGCCACACTCCTTCTGGTCTGCTCGCTCCTAGTAGTCAGCATCGGCGGCATCGTCGAAATCGCTCCGTTGTTCTATCTCCAGACCACGATCGAGAAGGTGGAGGGGATGCGGCCATACACACCGCTCGAGCTAGCTGGCCGCAACATCTACATCCGCGAAGGCTGCTACGTCTGTCACAGCCAGATGATCAGGCCGTTCCGAGACGAAGTGGAGCGTTACGGCCACTATTCTCTCGCGGCCGAATCCATGTTCGACCATCCATTTCAGTGGGGATCGAAGCGAACCGGTCCCGACCTGGCTCGTGTCGGCGGCCGCTATTCGAACGAATGGCACTTCCAGCACCTCTCCGATCCGAGAGCAGTCGTGCCTGAATCGATCATGCCCAAATACGCGTTCCTCAAGAAAAACGAGATCACTGCCAGAGTCGGCATGGATGATCTCAAGGCCAACGAGGACGTCGGAGTGCCTTACACGGACGACATGCTTGCCGAGGCCGAGGCTGACATGAAGGCGCAGGCCGATCCGAGCGCCGACACTACCGCGCTCCTCCAGCGTTATCCGAATGCAAAGGTCGGCGACTTCGATGGCGATCCGAGGAAGCTAACCGAAATGGATGCCCTGGTGTCCTACCTGCAAATGCTCGGGACGCTGGTCGACTTCTCGACCTATGACGACGCCACCGGCTACCGATGA
- a CDS encoding CcoQ/FixQ family Cbb3-type cytochrome c oxidase assembly chaperone, protein METYTAMRHFADSWGLLSMAVFFLGAVVFTLRPGSKQSEKQVAAIPLEDD, encoded by the coding sequence ATGGAAACTTACACGGCAATGCGGCACTTCGCCGACAGTTGGGGCCTTCTGTCGATGGCGGTGTTCTTTCTAGGCGCAGTCGTCTTCACGCTCCGTCCCGGTAGCAAGCAGTCCGAAAAGCAAGTCGCCGCTATTCCGCTGGAGGATGATTGA
- the ccoP gene encoding cytochrome-c oxidase, cbb3-type subunit III, whose amino-acid sequence MSKKHIDEISGVETTGHDWDGIRELNTPMPRWWVWTFCATILWAIGYAAAYPAIPMITSATKGYIGFSSRGELQQDLNHAKAGKMAFQEMIAAKSVQDIDADSALREFAIAGGGSAFKVNCVPCHGSGASGGPGFPNLNDDDWLWGGDLKTIQTTIAHGIRFDGDADTNVSQMPAFADILKPEQTKQVAAYVWGLTNIPSNPALAESGKQIFLDNCAACHGEDAKGNAEIGAPDLADAIWLKGRGEDSIVRQVTAPKHGVMPAWGGRLGDTTIKELTVFVHSLGGGT is encoded by the coding sequence ATGTCGAAAAAGCATATCGATGAAATCAGCGGCGTCGAAACCACGGGACACGACTGGGACGGCATTCGCGAACTCAATACCCCGATGCCCAGGTGGTGGGTATGGACATTCTGTGCGACGATCCTCTGGGCGATCGGATATGCCGCCGCCTATCCGGCAATCCCAATGATCACGTCCGCCACGAAGGGGTACATTGGCTTCTCGAGCCGTGGCGAGCTCCAGCAGGATCTCAACCATGCCAAAGCTGGAAAGATGGCGTTCCAAGAGATGATCGCGGCTAAGTCCGTCCAGGATATCGACGCCGATTCGGCCCTTCGCGAGTTCGCGATCGCCGGCGGGGGTTCTGCATTCAAGGTCAACTGCGTACCTTGCCATGGCTCCGGCGCTAGCGGCGGACCGGGATTTCCCAATCTTAACGACGATGACTGGCTATGGGGCGGCGATCTCAAGACGATTCAGACGACGATCGCCCATGGCATTCGCTTCGACGGCGACGCCGACACGAACGTCTCGCAAATGCCGGCCTTCGCCGACATCTTAAAGCCGGAGCAGACGAAGCAGGTCGCAGCATATGTGTGGGGCCTAACCAACATTCCTTCCAATCCGGCACTCGCCGAATCCGGTAAGCAGATATTTCTCGACAACTGCGCGGCCTGCCACGGCGAAGACGCCAAGGGCAACGCTGAGATAGGCGCGCCCGACCTCGCCGACGCGATCTGGCTCAAAGGACGTGGCGAGGATTCGATCGTTCGCCAGGTGACGGCTCCCAAGCACGGCGTGATGCCAGCGTGGGGCGGCCGCCTAGGCGATACGACCATAAAAGAACTGACGGTGTTCGTGCATTCGCTGGGCGGTGGGACCTGA